Sequence from the Syntrophales bacterium genome:
GAAGCGGTTCCCGTCCCGTGTCGTCACCGTGAGGCAGGCCCCGTTGACGGCGATGCTGTCGCCGGTCTTGATGTCCGAAAGATCCAGGGCGGAATCCACTTCCAGCCGACCCTCGGGACCCTTCTTCGCAAGCCCCCGGACGGTGCCGAACCCCTGGATGATCCCCGTGAACATGATCCGCAATCCCCGGCCTTCCGGCTATTTCTGATTCTTCTTGTTGACCTGGAGGAAGTCCTGCAACTCCTCCATGAAGTCCCCAACGTCCTTGAAGGACCGGTACACCGAGGCGAACCGAACGTAGGCCACGCCGTCGAGCTCTTTCAGCTCCCGCATGACCTGCTCCCCGATGTCCGTCGAGGGGATCTCCTTTCCCTGGTACTCCTGGCAGGCCTGCTCGATCCGCTCGATGATCGCCTCGATCGCCTCCGTGGGGATGGGCCGCTTCTCGCAGGCCTTCTTGATGCCGTTTTTGATCTTCAGCATGTCGAAGGGCTCCCGGCGGCCGTCCTTCTTGACCACCACCGGCAGGACTTCCTCGACGTACTCGTAGGTCGTAAAGCGCTTTCCGCAGCCCAGGCATTCCCTGCGGCGGCGGATGGAGTTGCTGTCCTTGCTCACCCGGGAATCGATGACCTTGTTTTCCGCGTTTCCGCAGAACGGGCATTTCATGTTCTGGACACCTCGATGCCCGCCTCCTGGAGCATCTCCGCCGCCAGGCCGTCCTGGTAGCCGTCGCGGATGACGATCCGGATGATCCCCGCGTTGATGATCATCTTCGCGCAGATCACACAGGGCTGGTTCGTGCAGTACAGGGTCGCTCCCCGGACGCTGACGCCATGGAGGGCCGCCTGGATGATGGCGTTCTGCTCCGCGTGCAGCCCCCGGCACAACTCGTGGCGCTCCCCCGAGGGGACATTCATCTCCAGCCGGAGACAGCCCCGGTCGAGGCAGTGGGCCATCCCGGAGGGGGCGCCGTTGTACCCCGTGGACAGGATCCGCCGGTCCCGGACCAGGGCCGCCCCGACCTTGCGCCGCACACAGGTGGAGCGCCGGGCGACGACCCCGACGATGTCCATGAAGTACTCGTCCCAGGAGGGACGCTTCGCCCCGTCTTCCGTCATGACCCCGCCCGGATCCGCTCCGCGTAGAGAGGGAACCGCTCGCAGAGGGCCGAGACATCCGCCCGGACCTCCGCCACCAGGGCCTCGTTTGCGGGATCCCGGAGGACCCGGGCGATCCAGCCCGCGATGAGGCGCATCTCGTCTTCCTTCATCCCCCGGGTCGTCAGGGCCGGCGTGCCGATCCGGATCCCGCTGGTCACCATGGGACCCCTCGTGTCGAAGGGGATGCCGTTCTTGTTGACGGTGATGCCGGCCCGGTCGAGGACTTCCTGGGCGTCCCTGCCGGTTACGCCCGCTTCCGTCAGGTCCACCAGCATCAGGTGGTTGTCGGTTCCACCGGAGACAAGGCGGAAGCCTTCCTTCATGAGCGTATCGGCGACGGCCTTCGCGTTCTTCACGATCTGCGCC
This genomic interval carries:
- a CDS encoding cytidine/deoxycytidylate deaminase family protein, with product MTEDGAKRPSWDEYFMDIVGVVARRSTCVRRKVGAALVRDRRILSTGYNGAPSGMAHCLDRGCLRLEMNVPSGERHELCRGLHAEQNAIIQAALHGVSVRGATLYCTNQPCVICAKMIINAGIIRIVIRDGYQDGLAAEMLQEAGIEVSRT
- the nrdR gene encoding transcriptional regulator NrdR is translated as MKCPFCGNAENKVIDSRVSKDSNSIRRRRECLGCGKRFTTYEYVEEVLPVVVKKDGRREPFDMLKIKNGIKKACEKRPIPTEAIEAIIERIEQACQEYQGKEIPSTDIGEQVMRELKELDGVAYVRFASVYRSFKDVGDFMEELQDFLQVNKKNQK